Proteins encoded together in one Marinobacter sp. Arc7-DN-1 window:
- the greA gene encoding transcription elongation factor GreA, with amino-acid sequence MADRVPMTKEGESRLRQELQKLKSEDRPRVIAAIADAREHGDLKENAEYHAAREQQSFIEGRIQEIEGKLSGAQVIDVTAMENTGKVIFGTTVHLLNMDTDEQVIYKIVGEDEADIKAGKLSISSPIARALVGKSEGDVVAIRVPSGTVEYEIEEVEYV; translated from the coding sequence ATGGCTGACAGAGTACCGATGACAAAGGAGGGGGAGAGCCGCCTCCGCCAGGAACTTCAGAAGCTGAAGTCCGAAGATCGTCCCCGGGTGATTGCGGCCATTGCCGACGCCCGTGAGCACGGCGACCTGAAAGAAAACGCGGAATACCATGCCGCCCGGGAGCAGCAAAGCTTTATCGAGGGCCGTATCCAGGAAATCGAGGGCAAGCTGTCGGGCGCCCAGGTGATTGATGTCACCGCCATGGAGAACACCGGAAAGGTGATTTTTGGCACCACTGTCCATCTGCTCAACATGGACACGGATGAGCAAGTCATCTACAAAATCGTTGGTGAGGACGAAGCCGACATCAAGGCAGGGAAGTTGTCGATTTCCTCACCCATCGCCCGGGCCCTTGTTGGCAAGAGTGAAGGTGACGTGGTCGCGATTCGCGTGCCCTCTGGTACCGTGGAATACGAGATCGAGGAAGTCGAATACGTCTGA
- the carB gene encoding carbamoyl-phosphate synthase large subunit, producing MPKRTDIQSILILGAGPIVIGQACEFDYSGAQACKALREEGYRVILVNSNPATIMTDPVMADATYIEPITWKTVEKIIEKEQPDALLPTMGGQTALNCALDLERQGILEKHGVEMIGANADTIDKAEDRDRFDKAMKKIGLECPRATIAHTMAEAWEVADDIGFPCIIRPSFTMGGSGGGIAYNRDEFEEICTRGLDLSPTNELLIDESLIGWKEYEMEVVRDKNDNCIIVCAIENFDAMGVHTGDSITVAPAQTLTDKEYQIMRNASLAVLREIGVETGGSNVQFGINPDTGRMVVIEMNPRVSRSSALASKATGFPIAKVAAKLAVGYTLDELRNEITGGVTPASFEPSIDYVVTKIPRFTFEKFPQADARLTTQMKSVGEVMAIGRTFQESLQKALRGLEVGSEGFDEKLEDLDSENSRETLTRELNVPGADRIWYIGDAFRAGLSVDDVFQHTHVDPWYLVQIEDLIKEEQALKSAGKADIDQATLFRLKRKGFSDARLARLLGISEVSLRKLRHELDIRPVYKRVDTCAAEFASDTAYMYSTYEEECEADASDREKIVVIGGGPNRIGQGIEFDYCCVHAALAMREDGYETIMINCNPETVSTDYDTSDRLYFEPITLEDVLEIIHVEKPKGVIVQYGGQTPLKLARGLEAAGVPIIGTSPDAIDRAEDRERFQQMITRLGLKQPENATVRSHEEGILAAREIGYPLVVRPSYVLGGRAMEIVYDEEELVRYMRNAVLVSNDSPVLLDHFLNAAIEVDIDAICDGKDVVIGGIMQHIEQAGVHSGDSACSLPPYTLSQQVQDEMRDAVRKMAIELDVVGLMNVQLAWQDGEIYVIEVNPRASRTVPFVSKAIGVSLAKVAARVMAGRTLKELEFTQEIIPRYYAVKESVFPFNKFPAVDPILGPEMKSTGEVMGLGDSFDEAFAKAALAIGDRLPTKGTAFMSVRDVDKPGAAKVARDLVEAGFKVIATTGTAKALKEAGIEVDRVNKVREGRPHIVDAIKNGQVQLIINTTEGRKAISDSAQIRQSALQTKVTYTTTLAGGEAFCRAIKFGPERTVRRLQDLHAGK from the coding sequence GTGATGGCCGATGCCACCTACATTGAGCCGATCACCTGGAAAACCGTTGAAAAGATCATCGAGAAAGAGCAGCCGGATGCACTGCTGCCCACCATGGGTGGCCAGACTGCGCTGAACTGCGCGCTGGATCTGGAAAGGCAGGGCATCCTGGAAAAGCACGGCGTGGAAATGATCGGTGCCAACGCCGATACCATCGACAAGGCTGAGGACCGCGATCGCTTTGACAAGGCCATGAAAAAAATCGGCCTGGAGTGTCCGCGCGCGACCATCGCCCACACCATGGCGGAAGCCTGGGAAGTGGCAGACGACATCGGTTTCCCCTGCATTATCCGCCCATCCTTCACCATGGGCGGCTCCGGCGGCGGTATTGCCTACAACCGCGACGAATTCGAGGAAATCTGTACCCGTGGTCTGGACCTGTCCCCGACCAACGAGCTGCTGATCGACGAATCCCTGATCGGCTGGAAAGAGTACGAGATGGAAGTTGTCCGCGACAAGAACGACAACTGCATCATCGTCTGTGCCATCGAGAACTTCGATGCCATGGGCGTGCACACCGGTGATTCCATTACCGTGGCCCCGGCCCAGACCCTGACCGACAAGGAATACCAGATCATGCGGAACGCCTCCCTGGCGGTGCTGCGTGAGATCGGTGTGGAAACCGGTGGCTCCAACGTCCAGTTCGGCATCAACCCGGACACCGGCCGCATGGTGGTGATCGAGATGAACCCGCGGGTGTCCCGTTCTTCCGCCCTGGCCTCCAAGGCCACCGGCTTCCCGATCGCCAAGGTCGCCGCCAAGCTGGCGGTGGGCTACACCCTGGACGAGCTGCGCAACGAAATCACCGGTGGCGTCACCCCGGCCTCGTTCGAGCCCAGCATCGACTACGTGGTCACCAAGATTCCCCGGTTTACCTTCGAGAAATTCCCCCAGGCCGACGCCCGCCTGACCACCCAGATGAAATCCGTGGGTGAGGTCATGGCCATTGGCCGGACCTTCCAGGAATCTCTGCAGAAAGCCCTGCGCGGGCTGGAAGTGGGCTCTGAAGGCTTTGATGAGAAACTTGAGGACCTGGATTCCGAAAACTCCCGGGAAACCCTGACCCGTGAACTGAACGTGCCCGGTGCCGACCGGATCTGGTACATTGGGGATGCCTTCCGCGCCGGCCTGAGCGTAGATGATGTCTTCCAGCACACCCACGTGGACCCCTGGTACCTGGTGCAGATCGAGGACCTGATCAAGGAAGAGCAGGCGCTCAAGAGTGCCGGCAAGGCCGACATCGACCAGGCCACCCTGTTCCGCCTCAAGCGCAAGGGCTTCTCCGACGCTCGCCTGGCCAGGCTGCTGGGCATCTCCGAAGTGAGCCTGCGCAAGCTGCGTCACGAGCTGGACATCCGTCCGGTGTACAAGCGGGTGGACACCTGCGCCGCGGAATTCGCCTCCGACACCGCCTACATGTACTCCACCTATGAGGAAGAGTGCGAGGCGGATGCCAGTGATCGCGAAAAGATCGTGGTGATCGGTGGCGGCCCGAACCGGATCGGTCAGGGTATCGAGTTCGATTACTGCTGTGTTCACGCGGCCCTGGCCATGCGTGAGGACGGCTATGAAACCATCATGATCAACTGCAACCCGGAGACCGTGTCCACCGACTACGACACCTCCGATCGGTTGTACTTCGAGCCGATCACCCTGGAAGACGTGCTGGAAATCATCCACGTTGAAAAACCCAAGGGTGTGATTGTCCAGTACGGCGGCCAGACTCCGCTGAAGCTGGCCCGTGGCCTGGAGGCGGCCGGCGTGCCCATTATTGGCACCAGCCCGGACGCCATCGACCGCGCCGAGGACCGGGAGCGGTTCCAGCAGATGATCACCCGCCTGGGCCTGAAGCAGCCGGAAAACGCCACCGTGCGCAGCCACGAGGAAGGCATTCTGGCGGCCCGTGAAATCGGCTACCCGCTGGTGGTGCGTCCGTCCTACGTGCTGGGCGGCCGGGCCATGGAGATCGTCTACGACGAGGAAGAACTGGTGCGCTACATGCGCAACGCGGTTCTGGTCTCCAACGATAGCCCGGTGCTGCTGGATCACTTCCTGAATGCCGCCATCGAGGTGGACATTGACGCCATCTGCGACGGCAAGGACGTGGTCATCGGTGGCATCATGCAGCACATCGAACAGGCCGGCGTACACTCCGGCGACTCCGCCTGTTCGCTGCCGCCGTACACCCTGTCCCAGCAGGTTCAGGACGAGATGCGCGACGCGGTCAGGAAGATGGCCATCGAGCTGGATGTGGTGGGCCTGATGAATGTCCAGCTGGCCTGGCAGGACGGCGAGATCTACGTGATCGAGGTCAACCCGCGCGCGTCCCGGACTGTGCCCTTTGTGTCCAAGGCCATTGGTGTGTCCCTGGCCAAGGTGGCGGCCCGGGTGATGGCGGGCAGGACCCTGAAGGAACTGGAGTTCACCCAGGAAATCATCCCGCGCTACTACGCGGTGAAGGAATCGGTATTCCCGTTCAACAAGTTCCCGGCGGTGGATCCGATCCTCGGGCCGGAAATGAAGTCGACCGGTGAGGTCATGGGCCTGGGTGACAGCTTTGATGAGGCCTTTGCCAAGGCCGCCCTCGCGATCGGCGATCGCTTGCCGACCAAGGGAACTGCGTTCATGTCGGTGCGCGACGTGGATAAGCCGGGCGCCGCGAAAGTTGCCCGTGATCTGGTTGAGGCCGGTTTCAAGGTGATTGCTACTACCGGTACCGCCAAGGCCCTGAAAGAGGCCGGAATTGAGGTTGACCGGGTGAACAAGGTCCGTGAAGGTCGTCCGCACATCGTGGATGCCATCAAGAACGGTCAGGTTCAGCTGATCATCAATACCACCGAAGGTCGCAAGGCGATTTCCGACTCGGCCCAGATCCGCCAGTCGGCATTGCAGACCAAGGTAACCTACACAACGACACTGGCGGGCGGCGAAGCCTTCTGCCGGGCCATCAAGTTCGGCCCGGAGCGCACTGTACGCCGCCTTCAGGATCTTCACGCAGGAAAGTGA
- the ftsH gene encoding ATP-dependent zinc metalloprotease FtsH, whose product MNDMAKNLVLWLIIAAVLLMVFQNFSPTTTGQQVNYSQFVEMVQQGQVRQVTIDGLEVQGTRGDGSQFQTIRPQVSDNKLMDDLLANNVEVIGKQPERQSLWTQLLVAAFPILIIIALFVFFMRQMQGGGGGKGPMSFGKSKARLMSEDQIKTTFGDVAGVDEAKEDVKELVDFLRDPSKFQRLGGSIPKGVLMVGQPGTGKTLLAKAIAGEAKVPFFSISGSDFVEMFVGVGASRVRDMFEQAKKQSPCIIFIDEIDAVGRHRGAGMGGGHDEREQTLNQLLVEMDGFEGNEGVIVIAATNRPDVLDPALLRPGRFDRQVVVGLPDIIGREQILKVHMKKVPLADGVEPALIARGTPGFSGADLANLVNEAALFAARRDQRLVSMEEFELAKDKIMMGAERKSMVMSEKEKRNTAYHESGHAIVGRLMPEHDPVYKVSIIPRGRALGVTMFLPEEDKYSHSKRFLISSICSLFGGRVAEELTLGFDGVTTGASNDIERATSLARNMVTRWGLSEKLGPLQYDTDSEEPFLGMSAGQSQTVYSPETAQRIDEEVRNIIDTCYEKARQILIDNRDKLDMMADALIKYETIDRHQIDDIMEGRTPRPPKGWGDSGPAGGVKVDEPEVAPEPKASDDGRHPGVGRPAGEH is encoded by the coding sequence TTGAACGATATGGCAAAAAATCTGGTTCTCTGGCTAATTATAGCCGCCGTGCTGCTGATGGTGTTTCAGAATTTCTCTCCCACCACCACCGGCCAACAAGTCAATTATTCCCAGTTTGTGGAGATGGTCCAGCAAGGGCAGGTCCGTCAGGTCACAATCGATGGGCTGGAGGTTCAGGGTACCCGTGGTGACGGCTCCCAGTTCCAGACAATCCGTCCGCAGGTGTCTGACAACAAGCTGATGGACGATCTTCTCGCGAACAACGTTGAGGTTATCGGTAAGCAGCCTGAGCGCCAGAGCCTGTGGACACAGTTGCTGGTGGCTGCGTTCCCGATACTGATCATCATCGCGCTGTTTGTCTTCTTCATGCGCCAGATGCAGGGAGGTGGCGGCGGCAAAGGCCCCATGTCCTTCGGCAAGAGCAAGGCCCGTCTGATGAGTGAAGATCAGATCAAGACAACCTTCGGTGACGTGGCCGGCGTTGATGAGGCCAAGGAAGACGTCAAAGAACTGGTGGACTTCCTGCGGGATCCCAGCAAATTCCAGCGTCTTGGCGGCAGCATTCCCAAAGGCGTTCTGATGGTGGGTCAGCCGGGCACTGGTAAAACCCTGCTCGCCAAAGCCATTGCCGGTGAAGCCAAGGTGCCGTTCTTTTCCATCTCCGGTTCCGACTTCGTGGAAATGTTCGTGGGCGTGGGTGCATCCCGTGTTCGCGACATGTTCGAGCAGGCCAAAAAGCAGAGCCCGTGCATCATCTTTATCGACGAGATTGATGCGGTCGGTCGTCATCGTGGCGCCGGTATGGGTGGTGGTCATGATGAGCGCGAGCAGACCCTGAACCAGTTGCTGGTTGAGATGGACGGCTTTGAAGGCAACGAAGGCGTTATCGTCATCGCCGCCACCAACCGTCCGGACGTTCTGGACCCCGCGCTGTTGCGCCCGGGCCGTTTCGACCGCCAGGTGGTCGTTGGCCTGCCGGATATCATCGGCCGCGAGCAGATCCTCAAGGTGCACATGAAGAAGGTGCCCCTGGCGGATGGCGTAGAACCGGCTCTGATTGCCCGTGGTACACCCGGATTCTCCGGTGCTGACCTGGCCAACCTGGTGAATGAAGCTGCCCTGTTTGCGGCGCGTCGTGACCAGCGCCTGGTTTCCATGGAAGAGTTCGAGCTGGCCAAAGACAAGATCATGATGGGCGCCGAGCGTAAGTCCATGGTCATGAGTGAGAAGGAAAAGCGGAACACGGCTTACCATGAATCTGGCCATGCCATTGTCGGCCGGCTGATGCCGGAGCATGACCCGGTTTACAAGGTCAGCATTATTCCTCGCGGCCGTGCGCTGGGTGTGACCATGTTCCTCCCTGAAGAGGATAAGTACAGCCACAGCAAGCGTTTCCTGATCAGCTCCATCTGCAGTCTTTTCGGTGGCCGTGTTGCCGAAGAGCTGACCCTTGGGTTTGATGGCGTTACCACCGGTGCATCCAATGATATCGAGCGGGCGACCAGCCTGGCCCGCAACATGGTGACCCGCTGGGGGCTGTCCGAAAAGCTTGGGCCGCTTCAGTACGACACTGACAGCGAAGAGCCGTTCCTCGGCATGTCCGCCGGCCAGTCCCAGACGGTGTACTCGCCGGAAACGGCCCAGCGGATTGACGAAGAAGTCCGCAACATCATTGACACCTGCTACGAAAAGGCCAGGCAGATTCTGATCGATAACCGCGACAAGCTCGACATGATGGCCGATGCGCTGATCAAGTACGAAACCATCGATCGTCACCAGATCGACGACATCATGGAGGGCCGAACACCTCGTCCGCCGAAAGGTTGGGGAGACAGTGGTCCCGCAGGTGGTGTGAAAGTCGATGAGCCTGAAGTGGCGCCGGAGCCCAAGGCTTCCGATGACGGTCGTCATCCGGGTGTCGGCCGACCTGCCGGAGAGCATTGA
- the yhbY gene encoding ribosome assembly RNA-binding protein YhbY: MSLSPEQRREYRAIAHNLKPVIIVGDKGLSEGLQEELERALNDHELIKIKVANQDREARQEAIAALCESSGAELVQTIGKIAVILRRAKKPNPKLSNLLRHKH, from the coding sequence ATGAGTCTTTCACCGGAACAGCGCCGGGAATACCGGGCCATTGCCCACAATCTGAAGCCGGTCATCATCGTTGGCGACAAAGGTCTGTCGGAGGGGCTGCAGGAAGAACTGGAGCGCGCCCTGAATGATCACGAGCTGATCAAGATCAAGGTGGCAAACCAGGATCGCGAAGCAAGGCAGGAAGCCATCGCGGCACTTTGCGAGAGTTCCGGCGCCGAGCTGGTCCAGACCATCGGCAAAATCGCCGTGATCCTGCGCCGCGCGAAGAAACCCAACCCCAAGCTGTCCAACCTACTGCGCCACAAGCACTGA
- a CDS encoding reverse transcriptase domain-containing protein, protein MEQVLERPNLMRAYQRVVSNKGAAGVDQMPTTALKGHLQQHWPTVRERLLAGRYHPQPIRRVSILKPQGGERVLGIPTVQDRLIQQALHQVLSPMLEPTFSDHSYGFRPGRSAHQAVKAMQQHINEGHRWVVDLDLAQFFDRVNHDVLMSLLARRITDRRILTLIRRYLEAGMLDGGVVSPRREGTPQGGPALASALQCSF, encoded by the coding sequence ATGGAACAGGTGCTTGAGCGCCCGAACCTGATGCGTGCGTATCAGCGGGTGGTGTCCAACAAGGGCGCAGCTGGCGTCGATCAGATGCCCACAACGGCCCTGAAAGGCCACCTGCAACAGCATTGGCCAACGGTGCGTGAGCGCTTATTGGCCGGACGCTACCATCCTCAGCCCATACGCCGGGTCAGTATCCTCAAGCCGCAAGGCGGCGAACGGGTACTGGGTATTCCGACGGTACAAGATCGCCTGATTCAACAAGCCCTTCACCAAGTGCTGAGCCCGATGCTGGAACCGACCTTCTCGGATCACAGTTACGGCTTCCGGCCTGGGAGAAGTGCCCATCAGGCGGTCAAGGCGATGCAGCAGCACATCAATGAGGGCCACCGTTGGGTGGTCGATCTGGATCTGGCCCAGTTCTTTGACCGGGTCAACCACGATGTGCTGATGAGCCTGCTGGCTCGTCGCATCACCGACCGCCGGATACTGACCCTGATCCGACGTTATCTGGAAGCCGGCATGCTGGACGGTGGGGTGGTCAGCCCGAGACGGGAAGGGACGCCACAAGGCGGCCCCGCTCTCGCCTCTGCTCTCCAATGTTCTTTTTGA